In Nicotiana tabacum cultivar K326 chromosome 2, ASM71507v2, whole genome shotgun sequence, the following proteins share a genomic window:
- the LOC107785724 gene encoding uncharacterized protein LOC107785724 yields MGNHKFRLSDILPNAWFYKIRDMGKSKPHKTSASKKKNPCSSMQKTQFSQPRSSFYYATESIRVDNSAANLKTLNSDQPRRSSKRRSKRMTIYKPSPKNIIDSVNNSDSFPEFDLLKSPSSEFDSASQSFNGLASWSSSYFSSSTTDIIIDMNEIISELTFLQFSQSQQNPIIASNKVKKALTLKEKILLPENRLLE; encoded by the coding sequence ATGGGAAATCACAAATTTAGATTATCAGATATACTACCAAATGCTTGGTTCTACAAGATAAGAGACATGGGCAAATCCAAACCCCATAAAACCTCTGCCTCCAAGAAGAAAAACCCTTGTTCTAGTATGCAAAAAACACAATTTTCACAACCAAGATCATCCTTTTATTATGCTACAGAGTCTATTAGAGTTGACAATTCTGCTGCAAATCTCAAAACTTTGAACTCTGATCAACCAAGAAGATCATCTAAGAGAAGAAGCAAAAGAATGACCATTTACAAGCCCTCTCCTAAGAATATTATTGACTCTGTTAATAATTCAGATAGCTTCCCGGAATTTGACTTGCTTAAATCTCCATCTTCCGAATTCGACTCTGCTTCTCAATCTTTCAACGGTCTTGCCTCCTGGTCAAGTTCTTACTTCAGTTCTTCAACTACTGATATAATCATAGATATGAATGAAATAATTTCAGAATTGACCTTCCTCCAATTCTCACAAAGCCAGCAAAATCCCATAATAGCAAGCAACAAAGTCAAGAAAGCATTAACACTAAAAGAGAAAATTCTGCTCCCAGAAAATCGTCTACTGGAGTGA